GGCAGCCCTGATTTAGCTGCCAGTGTCGTGGTAATGGTGCAGTGTTTGTACAGGCTGTGAGGAGCTTGATCTTGCAAAGTGATCCTCGGGGggcacacactgcagcagctcactTGGCTCTGTTATCCAACTCTTCCTCCAGTTTTTGATGTGTACAGAGTGATTGCTAATAAGGACATCACAGACAGCATTAAATCCGAGATGTCAGGAGACCTTGAGGATGCTTTGTTAGCTGTGGGTGAGTTCCCTGCTTCTAATCTTTGTCTACAAactaattaaataattaaagacACTTGCCCTGACTGTTTGCACAGCTTCAGGAGGCACATTCTTTCTCACTGTTTTACAAGGCACAGCGTTTTAATCTTTGCAGATGCAAAGACCTGGTTAGAAGGCTCTGTGCTTTATATTTCTCTGCTTTGGCAGATGGCATTTGCTGCGTGGAAGCcttaaagctttaaaaatattttattgctgtGCACTGGGCATGGAGACATCAATTGACAGCAGGTCACTGACTCTGGATGTCTGCACTGTGCTTGTTGAGTTGCACTTTTACAGAATAAATGTCTACACTGAGAAGGTGCTGGAAGGGAAGAATTTATCCTTCAGTGTTTATTGGTTTTAATTATCTTGTTCTTGTCTCCCTTACAGTAAAGTGCATGAGGAACAAACCTGCTTATTTTGCTGAAAGATTGTACAAATCCATGAAGGTAAAGAGATTTTGCTGTTTCCCCCCCTGCCTCTCCATGCTTAAGTCAACAGCaattagagaaaaagaaactgtgttaattgggggaaaaaaaataaatcagaggtTTTCTGTGGAGTTCTTTTCCTTCAGGATGCTCAGAGGTTTTTAGTGGAGCTCTTTTCCTTCAGGATGCTCAGAGGTTTTTAGTGGAGTTATTTCCTTCAGGAGGTTCAGAGGTTTTCTGTGGAGATCTTTTCCTTCAGGAGGCTCAGAGGTTTTCTGTGGAGATCTTTTCCTTCAGGATGCTCAGAGGTTTTTAGTGGAGCTCTTTTCCTTCAGGATGCTCAGAGGTTTTCTGTGGAGTTATTTCCTTCAGGAAGTTCAGAGGTTTTCTGTGGAGTTATTTCCTTCAGGAGGCTCAGAGGTTTTCTGTGGAGTTATTTCCTTCAGGAGGCTCAGAGGTTTTCTGTGGAGTTATTTCCTTCAGGAGGCTCAGAGGTTTTCTGTGGAGATCTTTTCCTTCAGGATGCTCAGAGGTTTTTAGTGGAGCTCTTTTCCCTAAGGAGGCTCAGAGCTGGTAGTGGATGCCTGCATTAATGCAGAAATGGTCTCGTCAGGAGTGGATGGCAGGGAAGGCCAAGGCTCAGTgcctgtccctggtgtccctgcagggcctgggcacTGATGACAGCACGCTGATCCGGGTGATGGTGTCCCGTGCCGAGATAGACATGCTCTACATCAGGAGGGAGTTCCTGGCCATGTACGGAAAATCACTCCACTCCTTCATCAAGGTGAGCTCGGAGTCCTGCACACGCCTGGGTTTGCTAAGCAGCACCAAGGAGACCCTCAAAACAGCATTTGGGTATTTTAGAGGAGGTGGAATGAAGGAGACTTTACATTTATCTGCTGAAAGCCTCCCTGAATGTTCTTGGTTATTGTCAAAGAGGATACAAACCCTGCAATGAGCCATTGATGCTGAAGGGAATCCTGCTTTCCACGGAGCTGCAAAACTAATGGTgttcctttttcctgctctctctAGGGAGACTGCTCAGGGGACTACAGGAAGGTTCTGCTCAGGCTGTGTGGTGGGGAGGACTAAGGAGGCCTGGGGAACCTGCTGGGTGATGGCAAGCAGCTGATCAGttttttaggttggaaaagacctttaagatcatcgagcCCAATCATGATAAagaattctttcttctttttttttttttttttttttttttctctcccaaatGCCTTATTAATTACTCTGATTATTGACTTTGGTTAGTTCATGTTCTGGTTAGGTAGTGGCCGTTCTGGTTGACCCTTTTGATACACTTTTATGCTTGGAACACCCATTTGCCTACTAACTGGGCTGGTGAAGCCCAGCTTACACAGAATGCTGTAACCAAAGGTATAAAAGTTATTTCCTGAgcagctgcccctctgctgtTGTGCTCACCAGCAAAATGAATCAATCAACTAAAGCAAACCTGAGAGTGagaggctgcacagggaaaaaCCAACCTCAATGGTACCTGGAGACTGCAGAACATGGGTCCGCGCCAGTTGTTCAGTAgaattaaaacacaaagaaaccAAATATCTAAAATACAAGAGCGTTTACATATTAACTTGCCTCTGTTAGTGTGGAGCATtaacagcctggctgtgctgtgtgtatATGTTGCCTGTAAGTGGGGAAATTGTCACTGGTGAATGAGAAAAACCTTGTTCTGCCCTGTGCTTTTTGGTCTGTCTGCTGGATCATGGGAGTATAAATAATTATACTGCAGAGGTGCTGCCTGGGGTGGGTTTCAGTGCCTTGGGTCTGGCTGGGTTTCAGAGCGttgaaaaatgaataaagaaTTTGTTTCTGTATTTCCCATTGCGATGGTGTGTTCTGGGGGGGGGGACGCAGCAAGAACTCGTTTTGTCCTGAGATTCTGGATGGGGAGTGGCTGCAGCGCTGCTTTTTATGCTAATTCATCCACATTCTCTTAGTCTTTTTATCATTTTCCTCCGGAAAGGACTATACAACACATGACCTCGATCTTTGTCTCTTCTTTATCTTCTGGTTTCTGGAAATTGTCCTTTCATTCATGCATTCTACATTCCAGATGTCCAGCCTCAACAATAGGTTTCTCTCCCAGGCTTTGTTCATTGAACTACATCAGAGTTCGTTTATGTTTTAGTAAGTTTTAGTAAGTTTCACTAAGTTTTTTGTAAGTTTCAGTAAGTTTCAGTAAGTTTCAGTAAGGTTCCCAAGCTTTCTACTAAATCAGCTTATGGGAACTTTGCTAAACACTGGATAGGAGTAATTTAAGAATAAAgctagatatagatatagatatagagatagagatatggatatagatatagatatagatatagatatagatatagatatagatatagatatagatatagatatatgtaGTGCTTTATTCTCAAATATATAGATACTACATAtactataaaaatatataatataataaattatatattatattacatattatattatatatttatgtgttatatataaacacatataagaaatatatatatttcctaATATGtttcttaaatatatatatttctatgtCTTAATCATTACGTATATATcgatatatgtatatataggttatgtatatataaataaataaataaataaataaataaataaataaataaataaataaataaatgaccAGGGGCGGTCTCGCTCGCCCCGCAGGCGGCGCAGGAGCAGCGCCCGCCCGCGCAGGCGCGGAGCTGCGGGCCCGCGGAgctgcggggccgcggccgccgctccggccggggctgctgaggcgccgccgccgccgccgctccggccccgccgcgccgcggCCCCATGAGGCGGCGGAGCGGCCATGGGCTCGCTGGGCAGCCGCGTGCTGCGGCGGAAGGCCGGGCTGCCGCGGGGcgaggcggcggccgcgggcaAGGGCGGCAAGAGGAAGCGCGGCGGCGCCGAGGGAACCGGCGACAGCGACAGCGACGGCGAGGCCGAGCGGGAGGAGCGGCTGCTGCACCTCCGCGGCCGCAGGTCTGAGGGACGGCGCCGGGCTGAGGGGATGCGGGGCCGGGCTGAGGGCATGCAGGGCCGGCCCAGGAGGATGAAGGGCCGGACCGGGCCGAGGGgatgcggggccgggccgggggcatcCAGGGCCGGCCCAGGAGGATGCAGGGCCGGGCCAGCGCGCAGCTCCAAGGGGACACCGCAGGTCCCGGCTCGGCCTCCCCTCAGAGCCCGCCGGGGAGAGGTATCGGGGTGGGTGAGGCCTCAAGGGGTTCCCCGGGTCGGGGAAGGCCCCGGCGGGCTCGGTAACGCGGCGGCCGTCCCGGGCTGGGCAGCGCCGGCCCCGGAGCGCGTGGGAGCGACTGTTGCCGCTGTAACGGGACGGTCTCGAGGGGTGTGCCTCACTGTCCGTGgtctgctgttttgtttttgctagGAAAAAGTTGAAAAGCACGTCGAAGTATATTTATCAGACTCTGTTTCTGAATGGGGAGAACAGTGATATCAAAATTTGTGCTCTGGGAGAGGAGTGGAACTTGCACAAGATTTATTTGTGTCAGGTAAGTGGCTCCTTTCTAGCTCCCAGTAGGAACTGTGTTTTTAATAAAAGGATGTCTGAGAACTCTGAAGTATGACTGgtaatcttttattttttccactttacATTTAGGAGTTTAACTCTTTTTGTAGATGTTAACAGTTAACCAGCTCCTGTTAGCAACAGGAGTTCCTGTTGGGAAGCAGAGCTTTAGGTTCATATTTCAAAAATCTTTTGCTTCTCATGCTGCTTAATTatgttgtttaattttttttattcgTAATCTTGGTGCATGGCCCAGAAAGGATGCTGCTTCCACACACATTTCCTGTTGGGCTGGTGTTGAGGTGGAGTCCTTTGTGTCTGTGTTGTGGGAGCTCAGAGGTGCTGGTGGCTttgctgtctgtgctgtgccctcaAACACCAAATTCCCTTGTGCCCGTGTCTTTCAGGGGCTCTGCCCTCGGCAGGGGTTGGTGTGAAGCCCTCAGGTGCCGTACCCggacaggagctgcagtggcagccagagcagggctgtgacactgtggcacagggaggtgCTCCGCACCTGGCTGCACTTTCTCTGGTGCCACAAGTGACAGGAAAAGCCAATTCTGAGTTTTTTTGGTGGCTGTTGCTGTGTCAGTGCCCGAATTCCAGAGCAGCTTCAGCAAATGCTTGTGTGGTCCCAGCGAGGGGATTGCTTTCCATTTGGTCAGGGAATGCGGTGCTGTACAAATagactttatttttttgatCTCTCAGGTAAACTTCATTGATAGCATCTCATAATGGGCAcatctgctgctgggaaggaaaatcaggaaCCCTAGTAGAGCATTatctttcccttcctttggaTGGAAACCTCAAATTCTAGTTTTATGTGCTTTTCACTTAATAATAAAAGGTATATTGCCGTAAAtggtgtgtgtgtctgtgtccttGGTATGAGGCTGCAGCCTTGTACAGTAATTTGTATGTCTtgcatgcctttttttttttccacccctAACTGGCATTCCCTAATGCCTGCAGGATTTGTTATTTGCCAGTAACCTTAAGGACTTCGTTTTTGGACTAATTCTGTCCCCACTGGTGATGTGGCGTGTGGGAAAAAGAGCTTTTGTAGCTTTTCTGGCCTTTTCAAAATCTTTCCATACTCTGGTTACGCACACGTAGCCCAAACTTTCCTGTAGGCATTTTGAGTGTCAGAAACAGCAGCTACAGTCAGCCCCTCGAGTCTGTCAGAATGTTTTAGCTTGTGAAAGCTCCCTTAATCTATTTTGTTCTGCATAAAGGGAAATATTAACCGTGTTGGTGCTGCTTTTGGCAGCTTGAAGTGGGACAAAATCTCTTGGTTgagttatttttctctcttccttcatACAGTCAGGCTACTTTTCCAGTATGTTCAGTGGCTCTTGGAAAGAATCCAGCATGAATGTCATAGAGCTGGAGATTCCTGATCAAAATATTGATGTAGAAGGTAAGTGGGAGCCTTTCATTTTAACAGAACCCTGAAGGGAGAGCTTAAGTTAAACCTGGTGATGTTCAGAGAAGGCTCATGAGGTTCAGCTTCTCTTTGTGCAGTTTTTCAGCTGTCAAGGGTGCTGGAGAGTTTGTTTAAATCCTGGGAGCTCAGTaatgtgaccgtgttcacaggggtctgagggtgagggaggagatgaggatctgactccgtgtttcagaaggcttgatttattatttcattatatatattacattaaaactgtactaaaagaatagaagaaaggatttcaccagaaagctagctaagaatagaataggaaagaatgataacaaaggcttgtggctcggctctctgtccgagccagctgactgtgattggccattaattagaaacaaccacatgggccaatcacagatgcatctgttgcattccacagcagcagataaccattgtttacattttgttcctgaggcctctcagcgtctcaggaggaaaaatcctaaggaaaggattttccataaaagatgtctgtgccAGTTACAGACCCCATGTTGTGTTTTCAGTCTGGTCAGTTGCTCTAGATAAAGAACCAGCACTGGGACACAGAGAAGGTGTGCAGCGAGGGGTTTGGTTGTGTTTAGGGACTTTAGGGTTGTGTTTAGGTTGTGTTTAGTGCCTCCCTGTGACTgtgttccctgtgcagccctgcaggtggccTTTGGCTCGCTCTACAGAGACGATGTGCTGATCAACCCCAGCCGCGTGGTGGCCCTGCTGGCCGCAGCCTGCATGCTGCAGCTGGTGAGTCAGAAATGCCACAATTCCTTCTGTCCTTACCTGAAAGGAACGCAGCAGTTCAGGGCATCCTCGCCCACGAGGCCGTTTGCACCCAGAGGAATGAATCAGCTTTTCAGCTAAATGGGGAAAAAGCCAAACACAAAGCAGTGGGTTTATTGGAAAATGCTGTGACTAAGGTTGAGGTGTGAGATTAAGTGATTTGTGAGTGATATCTACAAGTAGATTAAATAGGTTTTGGAGCTCGCTTGCTCTACCCTGAGGGCATTCAGTACCCTTTTCTTTCATGGGAAATGTTCTTTAGGAACGTCTGTGTTTCTGAGGAATGATGTTTAAATGGTTTGAACAGTGTAGCACCAGTCACTGTGGGACTTGGGGGATGGCTCAGGCATGAAAATCTATGTGAACAGCACGGTGTCTGACATTTCCTGTTGGGAAGTGAACACTCAGAATGTCTGTGTGCTTTTTCCTCCCTGCAGGATGGCTTAATCCAGCAATGTGGTGAAACAATGAAGGAAACCATCACTGCCCAAACTGTGTGTGGTTATTACAATTCTGCAGGGACATATGGGCTGGACTCCGTGAAGAAAAAGTAAGAATTGCTGTCTCCAAACTGCTTTGGACATTGCTAATTAGCACTGGATTTACACACAGTAGCATAATGACCAGGTTAAttgtttcaatatttttttgGAATAGAATCTTAGAACATCAAAGTTGGAAGAGATCCataagatcatccagtccaaccacCCACCCGGCACTTCCACTGAAACCACTAAACCACATAATCCAGAGGCAGATTCACACCTCCAGGGTGGAGGTGGGACTctattccaatgcctgacctcccaaacagggaaaaaaacatcaAGTGCCTAATCTGAATTGATTGAGTCtgtccagctccttctgcagaACCCTTGTGCCCTCCTGCAGATCCACAATCCCACCCAGCTCAGCGTtgtctgcaaatttgctgagggagcagctgttgCAGCAGTGTTGACACAGAGAAGGAACAAGCAGAGGTCCTAACTCCTTGCTTTCCATGCAGGTGCCTTGAGTGGCTCTTGAACAATCTGATGACTCACCAGAGTGTTGGACTCTTCAAGGAGCTCAGGTACTGGGGCTGCACTTCCCTTattggggctgcagggatgaaggacagtccctgcccaaggctggAGCCCACTGCAGATCACTTTCTGGGCATTGCTGGTTGCTTGTGCCCTGCCtccccttctcctttttctcttttgtgtcTCACTGACCTGTtacaattgatttttttccagcatAAACCTCATGAAGCAGCTGATCAGCTCCTCCAACCTGTTTGTGCTGCAGGTGGAGATGGATGTGTACACTGCTCTCAAAAAGGTGCTTGCCTGGGGCTCAGTGCAGTGAGCCTTTGTGGGATTGACTGGAAGTATTTAATAGAATAGCAGAACTTTTATAGAAATGAGTGCACTGTGGAAATGTCTCTTATTAGCATGCAGATTTCTTAGCTGAAACGTCAGCTGACTCACTggaatttctttgttttgccCAGTGGATGTTCCTTCAGCTCGTGCCTTCTTGGAATGGCTCTTTCAAGCAGGTGCTGTCTGAAGCTGATGCCTGGTTTGCTGAGCGCAGGAGAGGTaggaggagctgccagcccttgAACACCAATAATTCTCCATTTTCATGCCAAAAGCCACTCAATAACCCTAATAAAATCAAAGCCGTTAAACACCAATAATAACTTTTTCTAACCAATAATAACTTTCTCTAACCAATAATAACTTTTTCTAACCAATAAGTAAAACCCGCAGTATAAACAGGGTgtgggaaggatttgggggtgcaAACCACGGTGTGGGTGCTGTGTTGCAGAGTTTGGGGGCGACGTTGCCTTCCTGGAGTCGGCGCAGGGCAGCGCCTTCGTGCCCGTGTTCGCTCACCTGAGGCTGCAGTACATCATCAGTGACCTGGCCTCGGCCAGGATCGTGGAGAGGGACGCCCTGCTGCCCGCAggtgaggcagggagggagggctggcacagctggggcctCACCTCCACTCCTGCCTTGGGTTCCTTCAGCCCAGGGGAGACACGGAGGGGCTGGGCATGtcccaggagggacagagctggggagggggcaggagcacagggcagctgggtgGCACTGCGGTgacagggagaggggacacagggtggcACTGCGGTgacagggagaggggacacaggcagcTGGGTGGCGCTGCGGTgacagggagaggggacacaggcagcTGGGTGGCACTGTGGTGCGGGaaaggggacacagggctgtgaTGTAAGGAAAGGGGACACAGGGTGGCACTGTGGTGACACAGAGAGGGGACAAAGGGCCTGTGATGTAAGGAAGGGGGCACAGGGCACGTGCTGCGTGCAGGAGGATCTCTGTGCTGGGAACTGCTGTCTCAGTTTGGTGCTTGCCTGCCCCTGTAATCTCTCCGTGCCAGGGTGCAGCTGTGTTGAGATCAGAACTTTGGCTCTTCCTTTACAAGGAGGCTGAGATAACTCCTGGGCTGCACTTTGGAGCAGGCTGGTGGCTGCCAGCATTCACTATGTGAGGGGATGCTTTGTACCTGagaggctgcaggcagggcctTTGCTGGGTAGTTTGTGCTCTGCTGGAAGGTTATTCCAGATGAAATTGTTCTCAAGGAGGTAGAGAAGCAAATCACACTGAGTAGTTGAAAGTAGTACtgtgattatttatttatttttatactcTGGTGTGTAGGTCCTGGAGGGGAGAACTGAAATTCTGTGTTAGGAGTTCACAGCAGTCTGATGTTTGTGCAGAAAAGGTGCAAGAGACAGGAATACATAATGTGTCTGTGTGAGCACAGTGTTTGTTGTTCTGTTTTATTGGTGGCTTGTGAACATTTCCTCAGCTATGCTTTTCCTCTTCataaagcagcagctgaaatgtGAGGTAGGAAATAGATACCTGCAATGGACAAACAGAGAAGACACTCTCCCTCCTGatatttcttccttcccttctaGCACATCCATTCTCTGCTCCTTGCCTGTGTAGGTTTCcttaattcattttttatttgcagttgTACTTTGGTTGATGCCCAGTTTGCTCCTATCACAGTCTGTACTTTCACTCTAGAGTCAGTGGGACAAAGGCTGGTTTGAATTTTCCATCCATGATCTGGCCTCTCCTCCCTTCTGTCCCATTCACCAGTTTCCTGGATTGGTTTGGTCACATTGGCTCTCCCTGTTCTCTCACCCAGCCCATTTCCCAGAGGTGGTTCTCATTTCTGACCTTGCCCGTTGCCCCATTTGTTATCTTGACTAAGAACTTCTTACACCCTGTGATGTTGGGATCCCTTTTGTGTAACTGCCTGGCAAACCACTgagttttgttctgttttatcTCTTGGTTGCAACATTAAATTAACACAGCCAGTAAAATCTTTGTGTGTTCTCCAAGGAAGACATGATTTATGTTTATTCTTAGCAGGGTACAACTTGTGTTTGTTTTACCATATTTGTGTTAAGTCACTGTTTTCTTTTATCCCTTGattgtgttttcttcttctttagCTTGCGTAGAGTCCCCCTGGGGGTTCAGAGCACAGCACCTTCTCCCCAGAGCTTGCTAACAAGCTCCttggctgagcagggctgtgtgtgctgagaaAACATGTGGAGTTGCATCACTTGTGGCAGCAGTGGGTGTTGGAGATGAGCACAGTCTGGAATGGCTGCTGTTAGCTGTGGGTGTTTATCctttcccctgtgctggggctggagagcacagggagtTACAGGGGGTGGGGTGCACACACTTGTTCACAAGTGTAACTTTATTATTTCTATCTAATTGTATTTCTCTATTTCTAATGTACATgaccatccccattcccagctccaaaGACAACaccaagccttttttttttttttttttttttttttaattttagaatgGCTGTCCTCTGTTTACAAACAGCAGTGGTTTGCCATGCTCAGAGCAGAACAAGACAATGATATTGGGTAGGTATATTACAGGCTTTATTTCTCTCTTATATTAGAAACCTTCCTGTCACGGAAATTTTGACATGAATTATTTGGAGTTTACATTAAAAGGAGGGGGGAAGCATACTTCAGTGCTTTTGAACTGTTGATCTCTGGAGCTCTCAGTTCCCCTGGGCTGGCTGGTCCCCCCTCCCTCaaccagcagagctctggaacACTGATCTGATGGGACCAGAGGGAAATGCTGGGTGGGGGACACGAGTTCTGTACTTTCCTTCATGTGGGTTAATGCTTCTCACTGGCACTTCACCTGGAAATCTGTGCTGAGGCCGTGAGAGGGGGAATTT
The Ammospiza caudacuta isolate bAmmCau1 chromosome 26, bAmmCau1.pri, whole genome shotgun sequence genome window above contains:
- the GMCL1 gene encoding germ cell-less protein-like 1, whose protein sequence is MGSLGSRVLRRKAGLPRGEAAAAGKGGKRKRGGAEGTGDSDSDGEAEREERLLHLRGRRKKLKSTSKYIYQTLFLNGENSDIKICALGEEWNLHKIYLCQSGYFSSMFSGSWKESSMNVIELEIPDQNIDVEALQVAFGSLYRDDVLINPSRVVALLAAACMLQLDGLIQQCGETMKETITAQTVCGYYNSAGTYGLDSVKKKCLEWLLNNLMTHQSVGLFKELSINLMKQLISSSNLFVLQVEMDVYTALKKWMFLQLVPSWNGSFKQVLSEADAWFAERRREFGGDVAFLESAQGSAFVPVFAHLRLQYIISDLASARIVERDALLPAEWLSSVYKQQWFAMLRAEQDNDIGPQEINKEELEGNSMRCGRKLAKDGDYCWRWTGFNFGLDLLVTYTNRYIIFKRNTLNQPCSGSVSLQPRRSIAFRLRLASFDCSGKMICSRTTGYQILTLEKDQEQIVMNLDSRLLTFPLYICCNFLYTSPEKRADSEAQLDHLEC